The nucleotide sequence TGCATAACTATTGTAGGGGGTCTGGATCAATAGTGGAGCGCAGTACCGGGAAGAGAAGAAGAAATTGGGAGATGAAGACTTACCTTTGTCTGGAATGACCCATATATATGGGTGATGTATGGGCACTCTCTGCCTTCTTCTAGAATGCATCTTTCAGTGAGGGCAACGCAGGGTCCAGATCTCAGTAGTTCTTTCTTTACGACGAACTTCACCGCCAGCTTTTGGTTAGTGGCGAGATGGGTGGCCAACATCACTTTCCCGAAGCTCCCCGATCCAATAAGCTTGTGGAAGTTGAAGCTTTCCATATATAGTTTCTTGACACTGCTGGGTGGGATATCACTGCTGTCCACGGTGTCTGAAGTGATGATACTTTGCTGGTCCTCCATTGCTGTGTCCAGTTTAATTGTTTGACTCTTATTGGTGGCAGTAGCCAATGGAGTCTTCTCAATGTCCTTCATGGATGGGATGACTGGACATTGACGGTCTTTCACAGTCAGAGAAGCAATGGTTGCCTCATCCTCATCCTTACTGGTGGGTGGAACCAGTGCAGTTTGCGCACCCTCCCTGGTGGATGGGGTGACTGCACTTTGTTGGTCCTCCACAGTCATAGCCGGTCTTGTTGGTTCTCTATCAATGGTAGATGGAACCAGTGCAGTATTCTCACCCTCATTGGTAGATGGGGTGACTGCACTTTGTTGATCCTCCACAGTCATAGCCGGTGTTGTTGGTTCTCTGTCAATGGTGGATGGAACCAGTGCAGTTTGCGCACCCTCATTGGTGGATGGGGTGACTGCACTTTGTTGATCCTCCACAGTCATAGCCAGTGTTGTTGGTTCTCTGTGACTGGTGGATGGAACCAGTGCAGTATTCCCACCCTCATTGGTGGATGGGGTGACTGCACTTTGTTGATCCTCCACAGTCATAGCCGGTGTTGTTGGTTCTCTGTGACTGGTGGATGGAACCAGTGCAGTTTGCGCACCCTCATTGGTGGATGGGGTGACTGCACTTTGTTGGTCCTCCACAGTCATAGCCGGTGTTGTTGGTTCTCTGTCAATGGTGGGTGAAACCAGTGCAGTATTCTCACCCTCATTGGTAGATGGGGTGACTGCACTTTGTTGGTCCTCCACAGTCATAGCCGGTGATGTTGGTTCTCTGTCAATGGTGGATGGAACCAGTGCAGTTTGCGCACCCTCATTGGTGGATGGGGTGACTGCACTTTGTTGGTCCTCCACAGTCATAGCCGGTGCTGTTGGTTCTCTGTCAATGGTGGGTGGAACCAGTGCAGTATTCTCACCCTCATTGGTAGATGGAACCAGTGCAGTATTCTCACCCTCATTGGTGGATGGGGTGACTGCACTTTGTTGGTCCTCCACAGTCATAGCCGGTGTTGTTGGTTCTCTGTCATTGGTGGATGGAACCAGTGCAGTTTGCTCACCCTCATTGGTGGATGGGCTGACTGCACTTTGTTGATCCTCCACAGTCATAGCCGGTGTTGTTGGTTCTCTGTCAATGGTAGATGGAACCAGTGCAGTATTCTCACCCTCCCTGGTAGATGGGGTGACTGCACTTTGTTGATCCTCCACATTCATAGCCGGTGTTGTTGGTTCTCTGTGACTGGTGGATGGAACCAGTGCAGTTTGCTCACCCTCCGTGGTAGATGGGGTGACTGCACTTTGTTGGTCCTCCACAGTCATAGCCGGTGTTGTTGGTTCTCTGTCAATGGTAGATGGAACCAGTGCAGTTTGCTCACCCTCATTGGTGGATGGGGTGACTGCACTTTGTTGATCCTCCACAGTCATAGCCGGTGTTATTGGCTCTCTGTCACTGGTGGATGGAACCAGTGCAGTTTGCTCACCCTCATTGGTGGATGGGGTGACTGCACTTTGTTGGTCCTCCACAGTCATAGCCGGTGTTGTTGGTTCTCTGTCAATGGTAGATGGAACCAGTGCAGTTTGCTCACCCTCATTGGTGGATGAGGTGACTGCACTTTGTTGGTCCTCCACAGTCATAGCCGGTGTTATTGGCTCTCTCTCACTGGTGGATGGAACCAGTGCAGTATTCTCACCCTCATTGGTAGATGGGGTGACTGCACTTTGTTGATCCTCCACAGTTATAGCCGGTGTTATTGTCTCTCTCTCACTGGTGGATGGAACCAGTGCAGTATTCTCACCCTCATTGGTAGATGGGGTGACTGCACTTTGTTGGTCCTCCACAGTCATAGCCGGTGTTGTTGGTTCTCTGTCACTGGTGGATGGAACCAGTGCAGTATTCTCACCCTCATTGGTGGATGGGGTGACTGCACTTTGTTGATCCTCCACAGTCATAGCCGGTGTTGTTGGTTCTCTGTCACTGGTGGATGGAACCAGTGCAGTATTCTCACCCTCATTGGTGGATGGGGTGACTGCACTTTGTTGATCCTCCACATTTATAGCCGGTGTTATTGGCTCTCTCTCACTGGTGGATGGAACCAGTGCAGTTTGCTCACCCT is from Rana temporaria chromosome 9, aRanTem1.1, whole genome shotgun sequence and encodes:
- the LOC120914512 gene encoding nascent polypeptide-associated complex subunit alpha, muscle-specific form-like, with the protein product MDIADVAAVAAVTEIFIFKMMTYIYVSRTLLHLGQVESQGHTPERSCSSVCDLGSPSDHACSCPHPVPDPGFELAFLLCLSPASFHGFQLSADTILVSHLSGQALHGIRKDKGNAMAGENDPPSPSVTISTLEGENNRLVQSTSEREPITPAMNVEDQQSAVTPSTNEGEQTALVPSTIDREPTTPAMTVEDQQSAVTPSTNEGENTALVPSTSDREPTTPAMTVEDQQSAVTPSTNEGEQTALVPSTIDREPTTPAMTVEDQQSAVTPSTNEGENTALVPSTSEREPITPAITVEDQQSAVTPSTNEGEQTALVPSTSEREPITPAINVEDQQSAVTPSTNEGENTALVPSTSDREPTTPAMTVEDQQSAVTPSTNEGENTALVPSTSDREPTTPAMTVEDQQSAVTPSTNEGENTALVPSTSERETITPAITVEDQQSAVTPSTNEGENTALVPSTSEREPITPAMTVEDQQSAVTSSTNEGEQTALVPSTIDREPTTPAMTVEDQQSAVTPSTNEGEQTALVPSTSDREPITPAMTVEDQQSAVTPSTNEGEQTALVPSTIDREPTTPAMTVEDQQSAVTPSTTEGEQTALVPSTSHREPTTPAMNVEDQQSAVTPSTREGENTALVPSTIDREPTTPAMTVEDQQSAVSPSTNEGEQTALVPSTNDREPTTPAMTVEDQQSAVTPSTNEGENTALVPSTNEGENTALVPPTIDREPTAPAMTVEDQQSAVTPSTNEGAQTALVPSTIDREPTSPAMTVEDQQSAVTPSTNEGENTALVSPTIDREPTTPAMTVEDQQSAVTPSTNEGAQTALVPSTSHREPTTPAMTVEDQQSAVTPSTNEGGNTALVPSTSHREPTTLAMTVEDQQSAVTPSTNEGAQTALVPSTIDREPTTPAMTVEDQQSAVTPSTNEGENTALVPSTIDREPTRPAMTVEDQQSAVTPSTREGAQTALVPPTSKDEDEATIASLTVKDRQCPVIPSMKDIEKTPLATATNKSQTIKLDTAMEDQQSIITSDTVDSSDIPPSSVKKLYMESFNFHKLIGSGSFGKVMLATHLATNQKLAVKFVVKKELLRSGPCVALTERCILEEGRECPYITHIYGSFQTKNHLAFVMEYVSGGDLNDLIKTSAPVPLKTLRNLTAEIICGLQFLHAKEIVHRDMKPGNILLDNAGHARIADFGLSAKGVTESKRITGRVGTTIYMAPEILQKMDYFTMVDYFSLGIIIYKMAFGRHPFMTVKDKQEKVLKRIIGMNPHYPKDMDPNLRNLLTRLLWKDQDGRKQQVSDIRSHAFFKTVDWAELEGRKSFTPSESEPICLPPSNDSMYLNKFINCMDKTAISPEQQGYFTGFSYMSDSLMMSPKNRKC